Proteins co-encoded in one Opitutus terrae PB90-1 genomic window:
- a CDS encoding MalY/PatB family protein encodes MSFDFDQPIERRGTDSQKWQKYVGRDVLPMWVADMDFAVAPAIRTALHERVEHGVFGYARPVKSTVDAVIEMFQRQHGWEVHPAWLVWLPGLVVGLNVMAQAYADAGDEVLTLTPVYPPFMSAPKHSGRVSVQVPFVHTTSVSRWEIDWDALERAVTPRTKIFFLCNPHNPLARVWRRDELERLGEFCLRHDLVLCSDEIHCDLILDPALRHVCSASLSPELARRTVTLTAPSKTYNIPGLGTSLAVIPDATLRAQFVRATAGIVAEVTSLGFTACEAAYRHGEPWRQELLAYLRGNRDLIVDFVARELPGITIEAPIEATYLAWLNVSALNLADAAGHFEAHGVGLSDGAYFASRPGRHLRLNFGCTRATLQEALQRMKRAVAATS; translated from the coding sequence ATGAGTTTCGATTTCGACCAGCCGATCGAGCGCCGGGGCACAGACTCCCAGAAATGGCAGAAATATGTCGGTCGCGACGTGTTGCCGATGTGGGTCGCCGACATGGACTTCGCGGTGGCGCCGGCCATTCGCACGGCGTTGCACGAGCGGGTCGAACACGGCGTGTTCGGTTACGCCCGGCCGGTCAAATCGACCGTCGACGCCGTGATCGAGATGTTCCAACGGCAGCATGGGTGGGAGGTTCATCCGGCCTGGCTGGTCTGGCTCCCCGGCTTGGTGGTCGGGCTCAACGTCATGGCCCAAGCCTATGCGGATGCCGGCGATGAGGTGCTAACGCTCACGCCGGTCTACCCGCCGTTCATGTCCGCCCCGAAGCACAGCGGTCGCGTCAGCGTCCAGGTGCCTTTTGTGCATACTACCAGCGTTTCCCGCTGGGAAATCGACTGGGACGCGCTGGAACGCGCCGTCACGCCACGCACGAAGATATTCTTCCTCTGCAATCCGCACAATCCGCTCGCCCGCGTGTGGCGACGAGACGAACTCGAACGGCTCGGCGAGTTCTGTCTCCGGCACGATCTGGTGCTCTGCTCGGACGAGATCCATTGCGATCTGATCCTGGACCCGGCGCTGCGGCATGTCTGTAGCGCCTCGCTCAGTCCGGAGTTGGCACGGCGCACGGTGACGCTCACGGCGCCAAGCAAGACCTACAACATTCCCGGGCTCGGCACTTCTCTCGCCGTGATCCCGGACGCGACGCTGCGCGCGCAGTTCGTGCGGGCGACAGCGGGAATCGTCGCCGAGGTGACCTCGCTGGGTTTCACCGCCTGCGAGGCGGCGTATCGGCACGGCGAGCCGTGGCGGCAGGAACTGCTCGCCTATCTTCGCGGCAATCGGGACCTGATCGTCGATTTCGTCGCGCGCGAGTTGCCCGGCATCACGATCGAGGCGCCGATCGAGGCGACTTATCTGGCGTGGCTGAATGTTTCCGCGCTGAACCTCGCCGATGCCGCGGGGCATTTCGAGGCGCACGGGGTCGGCTTGAGCGATGGCGCTTACTTCGCTTCGCGTCCGGGACGGCACCTGCGGCTTAACTTTGGCTGCACCCGCGCGACGCTGCAGGAAGCGCTGCAGCGGATGAAGCGCGCCGTGGCCGCCACCTCGTAG
- a CDS encoding hybrid sensor histidine kinase/response regulator: MRVLHLEDSTPDAELVAARLTQDWPECQIQRAASRQQFESALDTGDFDLILSDYTLHGYDGLSALDLARTHCPEKPFIFLSGTIGEERAIEALKRGATDYVIKDRPSRLVPAMRQALARSQEEQRLRRTEEALRQNRERFRQIAENVADLIVMLDSSAHCLYANPAYATAVGRPHDCTGRDVFADVHPDDRAAVEKLFRATLHQGRNGRAEYRLAHADGTVRYVEAQASAVRDFSGTITQVLIVARDVTEQRAARERIRQQAALLDHAQDAILVRDMEDRVTYWNRSAARIYGWADEEPRQRRAADLWMEEPGQVEIARNATLFYGEWMGEMRQRSREEVDLIMQSRWSLLQRPDGSAAGFLVINTDIAEKKRLEAQFLRVQRTESIGLLAGGVAHDINNVLLPIMASTELLEPMATSPETKQFLASIRSSAQHGAALVRQLLAFARGAVGQHTDVMLRPLLEDFVGFVNQTFPRSISVSLAPGEAPWAVRGDATQLKQVLMNLCINARDAMPEGGRITLHVTNTLVNEVEAARLREIKPGPHVVIEVADTGSGMSPAVLERIFDPFFTTKEVGKGTGLGLAAVRGIVKGHNGTIAVESWPGRGTNFKIYLPALTGAVKPAAAAPDARTRPGAGETFLLVDDDDSVRNVLSTVLTASGYRVLKASSAAEAERVFSAHHAEIQLVLTDVMMADGDGFSVVRRLRQLGAQVPMLIMSGLAGAGNYEHQAAALKVPLLAKPLTREALLRAVQTALTGKPKSEG; encoded by the coding sequence ATGCGCGTGTTGCATCTGGAGGACTCGACGCCCGACGCGGAGCTCGTTGCGGCGCGGTTGACCCAGGACTGGCCGGAGTGCCAGATCCAACGCGCCGCTTCGCGTCAGCAGTTCGAGTCGGCGCTCGATACGGGCGATTTCGACCTGATCCTGTCCGACTACACGCTGCATGGCTACGACGGGTTGTCGGCGCTGGATCTCGCGCGTACGCACTGCCCGGAAAAACCGTTCATCTTCCTTTCCGGCACGATTGGCGAGGAGCGGGCGATCGAAGCGCTGAAGCGCGGCGCGACGGACTACGTGATCAAGGACCGGCCCTCGCGACTGGTGCCGGCGATGCGCCAGGCCCTGGCCCGTTCGCAGGAGGAGCAGCGCTTGCGGCGCACGGAGGAGGCGCTACGGCAGAACCGCGAGCGGTTCCGGCAGATCGCGGAGAACGTGGCGGATCTGATCGTGATGCTGGATTCCTCGGCGCACTGCCTTTACGCGAACCCGGCCTATGCGACCGCGGTGGGCCGGCCGCATGACTGCACCGGGCGGGACGTTTTTGCCGACGTGCATCCTGACGATCGTGCGGCGGTCGAGAAGCTGTTTCGCGCCACGTTGCATCAGGGCCGGAACGGGCGGGCGGAATACCGGCTGGCGCATGCCGACGGCACGGTGCGCTATGTCGAGGCGCAGGCCAGCGCGGTGCGCGATTTCAGCGGCACGATCACGCAGGTGCTGATCGTGGCGCGCGATGTCACCGAGCAGCGCGCCGCGCGCGAGCGGATCCGCCAGCAGGCGGCGCTGCTCGATCACGCTCAGGACGCGATCCTCGTACGCGACATGGAGGATCGCGTCACCTACTGGAACCGCAGCGCGGCGCGGATCTACGGTTGGGCGGACGAGGAGCCGCGCCAACGCCGGGCGGCCGACTTGTGGATGGAAGAACCCGGGCAGGTGGAGATCGCCCGGAACGCCACGCTCTTCTACGGCGAATGGATGGGCGAGATGCGGCAACGCTCGCGCGAGGAGGTCGATCTGATCATGCAGAGCCGCTGGAGCCTGCTGCAACGACCCGACGGCTCCGCGGCCGGATTCCTGGTGATCAACACCGACATCGCGGAGAAGAAGCGGCTCGAAGCCCAGTTCCTGCGCGTGCAACGCACCGAGAGCATCGGGTTGCTCGCGGGCGGCGTGGCGCACGACATCAACAACGTCCTCCTGCCGATCATGGCCTCGACCGAGTTGCTCGAGCCGATGGCCACCTCGCCCGAGACGAAGCAGTTTCTCGCGTCCATCCGGTCGAGCGCGCAGCACGGTGCCGCACTGGTGCGACAACTGCTCGCGTTCGCGCGCGGCGCGGTGGGCCAGCACACGGACGTCATGCTCCGGCCGCTGCTCGAGGATTTTGTCGGTTTCGTCAACCAGACCTTCCCGCGTTCGATCAGCGTGTCGCTCGCTCCCGGCGAAGCGCCCTGGGCCGTCCGGGGCGACGCCACCCAGCTGAAGCAGGTGTTGATGAACTTGTGCATCAATGCCCGCGACGCGATGCCGGAGGGCGGCCGCATCACGCTGCACGTCACGAACACGCTCGTGAACGAAGTCGAGGCGGCGCGGTTGCGGGAGATCAAGCCCGGGCCGCACGTCGTGATCGAAGTGGCGGACACGGGCTCGGGCATGAGCCCGGCCGTGCTGGAACGGATTTTCGACCCGTTCTTCACCACGAAGGAAGTCGGCAAGGGCACCGGGCTCGGGCTCGCGGCGGTGCGGGGCATTGTGAAGGGACATAACGGGACCATTGCGGTCGAGAGCTGGCCCGGCCGCGGCACGAACTTCAAAATCTACCTGCCGGCACTCACCGGCGCAGTGAAGCCGGCGGCGGCGGCGCCCGACGCGCGCACCCGCCCGGGCGCGGGCGAGACGTTCCTGCTCGTGGACGACGACGACAGCGTGCGCAACGTCCTCAGCACGGTGCTGACCGCCAGCGGCTATCGCGTGCTGAAAGCCTCGTCGGCGGCGGAAGCCGAGCGGGTCTTCAGCGCGCATCACGCCGAAATCCAGCTCGTGCTCACGGACGTGATGATGGCCGACGGCGATGGCTTCTCGGTGGTGCGCCGGCTGCGACAGCTCGGCGCGCAGGTGCCGATGCTGATCATGAGCGGTCTGGCCGGAGCCGGAAACTACGAACATCAAGCAGCGGCGCTGAAAGTGCCGTTGCTCGCGAAGCCGCTCACGCGCGAAGCCCTGCTCCGCGCCGTGCAGACGGCGCTGACCGGCAAGCCGAAGAGCGAGGGATAA
- a CDS encoding response regulator, whose product MSDPKRILLAEDSPQDIEMTLSALSDYRLTNEIVVVNDGEQALDYLYARGAFADRVPGNPVVVLLDLKMPKVDGLEVLRTIKQDEQLRTTPVVMLTSSREEQDVVRSYRLGTNAYVVKPVDFHCFIEAVKQLGAFWTIHNEPPPRMVVPGAGRSSAESRQ is encoded by the coding sequence ATGAGCGATCCGAAACGCATTCTCCTCGCCGAAGACAGCCCGCAGGACATCGAGATGACGTTGTCCGCTTTGTCGGATTATCGTCTGACCAACGAAATCGTCGTAGTGAACGACGGCGAACAGGCGCTCGACTACCTGTATGCGCGCGGCGCGTTTGCCGATCGCGTCCCCGGCAACCCGGTCGTCGTCCTGCTCGATCTGAAGATGCCGAAGGTCGATGGTCTGGAGGTGCTGCGTACGATCAAGCAAGACGAGCAGTTGCGCACGACGCCGGTGGTAATGCTGACTTCCTCGCGCGAGGAGCAGGATGTCGTGCGAAGCTATCGGCTCGGGACCAACGCCTACGTGGTCAAGCCCGTCGATTTCCATTGCTTCATCGAGGCCGTCAAACAGCTCGGCGCCTTCTGGACCATCCACAACGAACCGCCGCCGCGGATGGTTGTCCCGGGGGCCGGCCGGAGCAGCGCGGAGTCGCGCCAATGA
- the dusB gene encoding tRNA dihydrouridine synthase DusB, which yields MRLGPYELSSNLFLSPLAGYTNLPFRLTLRELGGLGWVTTDLVNARSLLERNPAALKLVASSAEDRPMSIQLFGSVPTEMRDAARICEDLGAQAVDINMGCPVRKVVRVGGGSAMMTELNQTAALVRGMIEAVKIPVTAKMRLGWDDENLTAPDLARVLEDAGVAAVFVHGRTRAQGFSGTVNLAGIAAVVQAVKRIPVIGNGDVTTPEAARAMIEQTGCAGVSIGRGAFYDPWIFRRTHHLLTSGELWPEPGFDERVRVMRRHFERYCEFYGEEKGPRLFRKVAPWYAKRFGPAKPFKRRIITIDSRADFDAALAEYIAWRATYCDEHGQLLPKFVPPPMVASFLRPPGEADARERESIPVPKGPVDVW from the coding sequence ATGCGCCTCGGGCCCTACGAACTCTCATCGAACCTGTTTCTCTCGCCGCTGGCGGGTTACACCAACCTGCCGTTCCGGTTGACCTTGCGCGAACTCGGCGGGCTGGGGTGGGTGACCACGGACCTCGTCAACGCGCGTTCGCTGCTCGAGCGCAATCCGGCCGCGCTCAAGCTCGTGGCCAGCAGCGCGGAGGATCGGCCGATGTCGATCCAGCTATTCGGGAGCGTGCCGACGGAAATGCGCGACGCCGCGCGGATCTGCGAGGACCTCGGCGCCCAAGCCGTCGACATCAACATGGGCTGCCCGGTGCGCAAGGTGGTGCGCGTCGGCGGCGGTTCGGCGATGATGACAGAACTGAACCAGACCGCCGCGCTCGTCCGCGGGATGATTGAGGCGGTGAAGATTCCGGTCACGGCCAAGATGCGGCTCGGCTGGGACGACGAGAATCTCACCGCGCCGGACCTCGCGCGCGTACTCGAGGACGCGGGCGTTGCGGCCGTATTCGTACATGGTCGGACCCGCGCGCAGGGTTTCAGCGGCACGGTGAACCTCGCCGGCATCGCCGCCGTGGTGCAGGCGGTTAAACGCATTCCCGTGATCGGCAATGGCGACGTCACCACCCCTGAGGCGGCGCGCGCGATGATCGAGCAAACCGGCTGTGCCGGCGTGAGCATCGGGCGGGGCGCATTTTACGACCCGTGGATTTTCCGACGCACCCACCACCTTCTCACCTCCGGCGAACTGTGGCCCGAACCGGGCTTCGATGAGCGGGTGCGCGTGATGCGCCGCCACTTCGAGCGCTATTGCGAATTCTACGGTGAGGAAAAAGGCCCGCGGCTGTTCCGCAAGGTGGCGCCTTGGTACGCCAAGCGGTTCGGTCCGGCCAAGCCGTTCAAGCGGCGCATCATCACGATCGACAGTCGCGCTGACTTCGACGCCGCGCTGGCGGAGTATATCGCCTGGCGCGCCACGTACTGCGACGAGCATGGCCAGCTGCTGCCGAAGTTCGTCCCGCCGCCGATGGTCGCGTCGTTCTTGAGGCCGCCCGGCGAGGCCGACGCGCGGGAACGCGAATCGATTCCCGTGCCGAAAGGACCGGTCGACGTCTGGTGA
- a CDS encoding MarC family NAAT transporter: protein MPSAHHFWELILGTVIALLPLINPLASAPTFLAITDGDTPERRNQQLRMACLYTVGILVSFLIGGTFIMGFFGLSIPGLRIAGGLLVAGIGSHMLMSPPKPATDDPVHAAARAKRDISFSPLAMPMMSGPGSIAATISFTSLARGWIDYVAIILGIIIVTVITYVTLRISDRVVRVVGFNSMNALSQVMGFLILCIGIQFVVNGVTEIVTDPVLLGSIRDAFQQS, encoded by the coding sequence ATGCCCTCCGCGCATCATTTCTGGGAACTGATCCTCGGCACCGTCATTGCGCTGCTGCCGCTGATCAATCCGCTCGCCTCCGCACCGACGTTTCTCGCCATCACCGACGGCGACACCCCGGAACGTCGCAACCAGCAGCTTCGGATGGCGTGCCTCTACACGGTCGGCATCCTGGTCAGCTTCCTGATCGGCGGGACGTTCATCATGGGTTTCTTCGGACTCTCGATCCCCGGCCTGCGGATCGCCGGCGGCTTGCTCGTCGCGGGCATCGGATCGCACATGTTGATGTCCCCGCCGAAGCCGGCCACGGATGATCCGGTGCACGCCGCGGCGCGCGCGAAGCGCGACATCTCGTTTTCGCCGCTCGCCATGCCGATGATGAGCGGCCCTGGCTCGATCGCCGCGACGATCAGCTTCACCTCACTGGCGCGCGGCTGGATCGACTACGTCGCGATCATCCTCGGCATCATCATCGTCACCGTGATCACTTACGTGACGTTGCGGATTTCCGATCGCGTCGTGCGCGTCGTCGGCTTCAACAGCATGAACGCGCTCTCGCAGGTCATGGGCTTCCTGATCCTCTGCATCGGCATCCAGTTCGTCGTGAACGGTGTCACTGAAATCGTGACCGATCCCGTCCTGCTCGGCAGCATCCGCGACGCGTTCCAGCAGTCGTGA
- the rarD gene encoding EamA family transporter RarD encodes MPTPDDLSAPARGALAAALAYLAWGLFPLYWTQLGAINALELIAHRHLSSLVFVLAIMAVGPGWSEFLAALRSGTALRWHLASGLLLTANWLVFVWGVNHGYVLESSLGYFLVPLVNVAFGRFLLHEHLRRLQWLAIACASLGVLLLLLRAGRLPWIALALAATFGFYGLLRKRSPLGPLVGLGVETLLLAPLALAFVVWQQHSGAGALGRVSVGTHVLLLSAGVVTAVPLLLFAYGARRIRFSTLGLLQYIGPTVQFALGAWFYREPFSPERAAAFGFIWAGLALYTVDNLWNQPRLTAA; translated from the coding sequence ATGCCGACGCCCGATGACCTTTCTGCCCCCGCCCGAGGCGCATTGGCGGCGGCCCTCGCCTATCTCGCGTGGGGATTGTTTCCGCTGTACTGGACTCAGCTCGGCGCGATCAACGCCCTCGAGCTGATCGCGCACCGCCATCTCTCGTCGCTGGTGTTCGTGCTGGCGATCATGGCGGTGGGTCCCGGCTGGAGCGAATTTCTCGCGGCGCTGCGTTCGGGCACTGCGCTGCGCTGGCATCTGGCGAGCGGACTGCTACTCACCGCCAACTGGCTCGTGTTCGTGTGGGGTGTGAACCACGGCTATGTACTCGAATCGAGCCTCGGCTATTTTCTCGTGCCGCTGGTCAATGTCGCTTTCGGGCGGTTCCTCCTGCACGAGCATCTGCGGCGGCTGCAATGGCTCGCCATCGCGTGCGCCTCGCTCGGCGTGCTGCTGCTGTTGCTGCGCGCGGGGCGGCTGCCGTGGATCGCACTGGCGCTCGCGGCGACGTTCGGTTTCTACGGACTGCTGCGCAAACGCTCGCCGCTCGGTCCGCTGGTGGGGCTCGGCGTGGAGACCTTGCTGCTCGCGCCGCTCGCGCTCGCGTTCGTGGTTTGGCAGCAACACAGCGGCGCGGGCGCGCTCGGCCGCGTGAGCGTGGGCACGCACGTGCTGCTGCTCAGCGCGGGCGTGGTGACGGCGGTGCCGCTGCTGCTGTTCGCCTATGGCGCACGACGCATCCGTTTTTCCACCCTGGGACTGTTGCAGTATATCGGGCCGACGGTGCAGTTCGCGCTCGGCGCGTGGTTCTACCGTGAGCCGTTCTCGCCGGAGCGCGCCGCGGCGTTCGGCTTCATCTGGGCCGGCCTCGCGCTCTACACGGTCGACAATTTATGGAACCAGCCGCGGCTTACTGCGGCTTGA
- a CDS encoding FKBP-type peptidyl-prolyl cis-trans isomerase: protein MTSPLLRLALFAAVILATPLLHAQRERLTPEEIDYVNEKWPGTKKTSTGIRYLVLQEGSGAQPKPGDRVGVTYVGTLLRGEKFDERLEADNPLRFRLGRGEVIDGWDQLLPAMKLSEKRLVIIPAALAYGSRGRPPSIPRDATLVFEMQLVEIKPQ from the coding sequence ATGACGTCCCCCTTGCTGCGCCTCGCCTTGTTCGCCGCCGTCATTCTCGCGACTCCCCTGCTGCACGCCCAACGCGAGCGGCTGACGCCGGAGGAGATCGACTACGTCAACGAGAAGTGGCCGGGCACCAAGAAGACCAGCACGGGCATTCGCTATCTCGTCCTGCAGGAGGGCAGCGGCGCGCAGCCGAAGCCCGGCGATCGCGTCGGCGTGACCTACGTCGGCACGCTGCTGCGCGGCGAAAAGTTCGACGAGCGTCTTGAAGCAGACAACCCGCTGCGCTTTCGGCTCGGCCGGGGCGAGGTCATCGATGGCTGGGACCAGCTTTTGCCGGCGATGAAGCTGAGCGAGAAGCGGCTCGTCATCATTCCGGCGGCGCTGGCTTACGGCTCGCGGGGCCGGCCGCCGTCGATCCCGCGCGACGCCACGCTGGTGTTCGAGATGCAGCTCGTGGAAATCAAGCCGCAGTAA
- a CDS encoding uracil-DNA glycosylase family protein: protein MPNVAAIARHLTALSACRRCPAMLKPVVVGRPVPSRIILVGQAPGDKEPKLGRPFAWTAGKTLFKWFNEALGWTEDETRNRIYFAAVCRCFPGKRPEGGDRVPNPEEIANCASWLEREFELLQPALVLPVGKLAIGRFLPLPLAPLHDIIGRKFAIEFHGHRLDCIPLPHPSGASPWHRIEPGKTLLRQALALIARHDALKKSV, encoded by the coding sequence ATGCCCAACGTCGCCGCGATCGCACGCCACCTCACGGCGCTCAGCGCGTGCCGGCGCTGCCCGGCCATGCTGAAGCCGGTGGTCGTCGGCCGGCCGGTGCCGAGCCGGATCATTCTCGTCGGCCAGGCACCGGGCGACAAGGAGCCGAAGCTCGGCCGCCCCTTCGCGTGGACCGCCGGCAAGACGCTATTCAAGTGGTTCAACGAAGCGCTCGGCTGGACCGAGGACGAGACCCGCAACCGAATCTACTTCGCGGCCGTGTGCCGTTGTTTTCCCGGCAAGCGGCCCGAAGGCGGCGATCGCGTGCCGAATCCCGAGGAGATCGCCAACTGCGCCAGCTGGCTCGAACGCGAATTCGAGTTGCTGCAGCCCGCGCTCGTGCTGCCCGTCGGCAAGCTCGCCATCGGCCGCTTCCTGCCGCTGCCGCTCGCGCCGCTCCACGACATCATTGGCCGGAAATTCGCGATCGAGTTCCACGGCCACCGGCTCGACTGCATTCCGCTGCCGCATCCGTCCGGCGCCTCGCCGTGGCATCGGATCGAGCCGGGCAAGACGCTGCTCCGGCAGGCCCTCGCGTTGATCGCGCGGCACGACGCCTTGAAAAAATCCGTGTAA
- a CDS encoding DEAD/DEAH box helicase → MPFKALQLSAPVLRGVVAAGYTDPTPIQLRAIPVVLGGGDLIGSAQTGTGKTAAFALPILTRLGAHAARAPRVLVLEPTRELAAQVETAFRDFARFTDLRTVAVFGGVGYGLQRTELKRGVDVIVATPGRLMDYLHDRTINLQGVEILVLDEVDRMLDMGFLPVVKDIIQRCPRQRQTLFFSATVPPEIQAVASFALRNPTRVEVGVNRSVNESVKHALYPVAADQKFELLEALLARTDFDSVLVFSRTKHGADKIARKLKAANHSVAVLHANRSQNQRIEALAGFKSGKYEIMVATDIAARGIDVAGVSHVINYDVPEKPEDYVHRIGRTGRAQAVGDAFTLVTPENAHDVRDIERFIGQKIPELRLAGFSYRPFVARPPQVQPPRPPGSLPGQIRHKGSFNRYRGRR, encoded by the coding sequence ATGCCTTTCAAAGCTCTGCAACTTTCCGCTCCGGTTCTTCGGGGCGTGGTCGCGGCCGGTTACACCGACCCGACGCCCATCCAACTTCGCGCCATTCCCGTCGTGCTCGGCGGTGGCGATCTCATCGGCTCGGCCCAGACCGGCACGGGCAAGACGGCCGCGTTCGCGCTGCCGATTCTCACGCGGCTCGGCGCGCACGCCGCGCGCGCGCCGCGGGTGCTCGTGCTCGAACCCACGCGCGAGCTCGCGGCCCAGGTGGAGACGGCTTTCCGCGATTTCGCGCGCTTCACCGATCTCCGGACCGTCGCCGTGTTCGGCGGCGTCGGCTACGGCCTGCAGCGCACCGAGCTGAAACGCGGCGTCGACGTCATCGTCGCGACGCCCGGCCGGTTGATGGACTACCTGCACGATCGCACGATCAACCTGCAGGGGGTCGAGATCCTGGTGCTCGACGAGGTCGACCGGATGCTCGACATGGGCTTCCTGCCAGTCGTGAAGGACATCATCCAGCGCTGCCCGCGCCAGCGACAGACGTTATTCTTCTCCGCCACGGTGCCGCCGGAGATCCAGGCGGTCGCGTCGTTCGCGCTGCGCAATCCGACGCGCGTTGAGGTCGGCGTGAACCGCTCGGTAAACGAATCCGTGAAACACGCGCTTTACCCCGTGGCCGCCGATCAGAAATTCGAGCTGCTCGAAGCGCTGCTCGCACGGACCGACTTCGACAGCGTACTGGTCTTTTCCCGGACCAAGCACGGCGCGGACAAGATTGCGCGCAAGCTGAAGGCGGCGAACCACTCGGTCGCGGTGCTGCACGCCAACCGTTCCCAAAACCAGCGCATCGAGGCGCTCGCCGGCTTCAAGTCAGGCAAATACGAGATCATGGTCGCGACCGACATCGCCGCGCGGGGCATCGATGTCGCCGGCGTCTCACACGTGATTAACTACGACGTGCCTGAGAAGCCGGAGGATTACGTACACCGCATCGGCCGCACCGGCCGGGCGCAGGCCGTGGGCGATGCGTTCACGCTTGTTACGCCGGAAAACGCGCACGACGTCCGCGACATCGAACGTTTCATCGGCCAGAAAATTCCGGAGCTGCGGCTGGCGGGATTCTCGTATCGACCGTTCGTGGCGCGCCCGCCGCAGGTGCAACCGCCGCGCCCGCCCGGCAGTCTGCCGGGGCAGATCCGGCACAAGGGCAGCTTCAACCGCTATCGCGGCCGGCGGTAG
- a CDS encoding RNA recognition motif domain-containing protein: MSNSKLYVGNLSFKTTEEELRSAFGQFGSVTDVYVAMDKMTGRPRGFAFVTMGTAEEAKAAAEKLNGTDLGGRQLTVNEARPKEERPSGGFGGGGRGFGGGGRGGFGGGRDRGERRY, from the coding sequence ATGAGTAATTCGAAACTATACGTCGGCAATCTGTCCTTCAAGACCACCGAGGAAGAGCTCCGCTCCGCTTTCGGCCAGTTTGGTTCCGTGACCGATGTCTACGTTGCCATGGACAAGATGACCGGCCGCCCGCGCGGTTTTGCGTTCGTCACCATGGGCACGGCCGAAGAGGCGAAGGCCGCGGCGGAAAAGCTGAATGGCACCGATCTCGGTGGCCGTCAGCTGACCGTCAATGAAGCCCGTCCGAAGGAAGAGCGCCCCAGCGGCGGCTTCGGCGGTGGCGGCCGTGGCTTCGGCGGTGGCGGCCGTGGCGGTTTCGGCGGTGGCCGCGATCGCGGCGAGCGCCGTTACTAA